The sequence tggtaaccaaacatttttaattaaacaacagataaacctgttttaaaactaatgagagaaataaagtcagtctggtttgTAATAAGAGAGATTTCAAGTTGATTACAGTGTCATCTGTTCAAGAATGAAGTGAaacaaatatatactatttaaataccaataaagtggGTGTATATATGAATAGCTCATTcgaagaaaaaaaattagctgATTGCCGTGCAATATTCTCCACATATAGCGCGATCTGAACCCTAAACACTTTTTGTCAAaaagttattattacttaatcaaaacaacccaactgcaggTTGATTGATATTACTTGGAATgcgcaataaaaaaaacaagatttctaaaaaaaaaaatttaatggagttatcagtttttgcaaatgaactcttcatatgcttttatcagtgtttttttgttgttgttgttgttgataaacgtgactcaatataacattgcgactacagtaaaaaagctttgtTGTAGGTGTGTCACTCTTTGActcataattcattttttatatatatatatttagaaagatTCAATTTTGTTGAATCTACTGAACAGTGATTTGATTCAGAGATTCAATTTCACTTCATTCAAATTCAGCAGGATCCTTTAAGGGAAGCTTTTCATGTATGTTgaagaggataaaaaaaaaaaaaaaaacacttcacactGTTACTACACCAAAAGTATTTCGAAAGAAAACACATGACCAGCTAGTTAGAGAGCAGTACGCACAATGAGCAACTAGAGAGGACAAATCTCCTCATGCaaatattacaacattaaaataGCAGTCTGATTGCTTTTAGTTTTGGATTGCAaataagagagacagagaagcatTATACCTCAGTTACTGAGTTCTTAAGTTAGGATATTTCCTGTGAATTCTGTTCTAGAATTACAGTATCATCGTGTTATGCTGAATAAGAAGTGTACATGATAAAACACTAATGTACTTTAACAGAGGCATaataaagcttcttttttttctcatgcaagcCTAAAAATGTCTCTGTAACGTAGGGAAtaccaggacacacacacactgctcacatTGCTCCTGTCATTTAGGAAGCCCAGGTGAAACCCCAAGGGAAGTGGAAGGAGATGCCAGTTTGGCGGGTTACCCATGGTTCCACGGGACGCTGTCACGGGTGCGGGCGGCCCAGCTCGTTCTCGCCGGCGGCGCACGGAGTCACGGTCTGTTTGTGATCCGCCAGAGTGAGACGCGTCCCGGAGAATACGTCCTCACCTTCAACTTCCAGGGCAAAGCCAAGGTGAGCTGCGGCGTTCAGCGCTTGTGACCATAATGACATCTGAGCAGACATCTGTGATTCAAGACTTTAACCAGCTTcctgtcaaaacaaaaacatatgggAATATTACTTTCTGTTTAAATTGTGGTATTATGGTGGGTATTatgatgtaatatttataattttttttaattggtgggatagttgcttatttttttttttcagacatatgGGAATATACTGTTTGATCAAAAGCGTATAGTAATAGGCTGAAAACATCGGGGAATcaaaacccccaaccttgcgccgTGTTCACAGACAGAGATTACAACACTTTCTAAAGTCCCACATAACTCTGGAAATTGCATGACTTGAGCTTTTTTTAACCGAAAGAACCATCAGGATCGTACAGATAAGTTTAAATCGAAAAGAAAAGCAAGggtcagtgctttttttttatgcagacataaataaacttaaaatgataACAACCAAGGAGTGCTGTACTtttctgcgctgatcttcagatacaaagaCACTTGTAACTCagtaaacaaaaaagaagatataataataataaaaattctgtgataaagtaatcgaCAAACGAAAACAACTCCGTTTTTTGaacttcattatcttctaatgcgaccacgcccccgcgcctgGCTTGGCTTTTGAGATTCAACTTGgccactgaagcgcgcggctttgaAACAAGCAGCGAGACcttcaagttttattattttactgttttttgcgatgaggaataagacataattcaccccatgtttttgatttaaatttgtgTCATGAAGCACTTTTTacgcagagatcataaacatgataactctttttatttatttatagacttGTAGTAGTTTTTCACATATAGTGTTTATgggttagacttttttccaaagactttttccaaaaataGACATGGAAAGTGAAATTCtatgaagtttcaataaaaaaaaaataccattagcttttttaacaataaatgtaactgacCAATCATTGCTGCTTTCAATTTTCCcccctaaaaaacaaaatttcttctgataataataattaaataaaatgaaagtctgataataacaataatgtttttttgtagtaaattgttgctgaaggattgtgtgactggattcaagaatgcaaaaaattcagctttgaaagtcagctttgattgttcctataAACTGTTTAATGCATCACAAGTGAATATTATGTTgtagataattaaataattctaaataaactacaaacaaaatatataaatttatttgtgttccaaagtaTGAAAATCCATTTGCAGTGCATTatagctcattatgcaggcctttttttcattatattgacGCCTACGTCTTCccattgttttctgtaagtgaaaACAAtggatatttagaaaaaaaaaatatgtgtgtgtgttgtcaaaaTTCCTgtgaaccaattttctgtatgtgtgccTTTTTGTGTAACATTTTGAGACCACTGGACGCACAAACACCAGTCATAATGGGACAATTTTGTGAAactgagatttctacatcatctgaaaaaaGCTGTTCAGGGCATGaccaaaacttctccaggccccaaaataaTCTCTCCATTAACCCCtgtttatggtttgttaggaggacaatatttgtctgagatacaactaatTTGAAAATCTTTAAAAGCAAATTCCTCAGTATCTTGATTTGTGTGTTTGGCAGCACCTGCGGTTGTCTGTGAATGACAGCGGTCAGTGTCACGTTCATCACCTGTGGTTCCAGACGGTGGCTGATATGTTAGGACACTTCCACGCTCACCCCATCCCACTGGAGTCCGGCGGCTCCACCCACATCACGCTACGCTCATACGTACAGGTCCAGCGCTCGCCCACAGGTACCCAGACACACACCTGACTGCACCGCACTCTTTCCAGTGTGTGTTGGCCAGTGACTACgtacatgtaactaaattacctcatttaattacaaaagaaatgtcaTCGTAATCAGTCACAGTTACtttgaaaaaatgtgaaatcacAAATCAAGGGTCTCACAAGGGTTAATAAAGAActggggccggttgcataaacaatctttttaagactagtctaaacagtcatctaattttttgtttcttcaaGACTGGAACTGGGGCTTTAAATTCAGTCTGATGATTGGTAGATTGGTCTTGTATCTGAATACTCCTGGGCTGCTGCTAGTTGGTCATACTTCTCAAGACAGTCTTCACACTGTGGCTCAGTTCATGCACCTGGCCTCTGGTTGTTTCAGTAAGTTCTGTATTGTATTTTCTTTACTCTTTACTCCAGAAACTATGTCTTAAAAgggtaatattttatatatttgaggCCTGAGATGTTTGaacagtgagagagacagagagggcaaacatttagcattttaggTCAGTGTTGCTGTTTAATCAGCCAATATTGTCTTTAATAGCCACTTCATCTTTTATAACACAGGGTTTTGACCGAATATATTCAATCttggtttttgtaaaatgttgcaacaagatgttaatttgtgtgtttttgtgtgtgtatctctgtgtgtgtgagagagtgtttgtgtgtgtgtgtgtgtgtgtgtgtgtgtgtgtgtttgtttgtttttgtgtgtgagagtgtgtgtgtgtgtgtgtgtgtgtgtgtgtatttctttgtgtttgtttagtgtgagagagagtgtgtgattatctgagtgtgagtgtgtgtgtgtgtgtgtgtgtgtgtgtgtgtgtgtgtctctgtgtgtgtgtgagaggtgtgtgtgtgtgtgtgtgtgtgtctgtgtttctgtgtgtgtgtgttgtgtttctgtgtgtgtgtgtgtgtgtgtgtgtgtgtgtgtgtgagagtgtgtgtgtgtgtctgtctctgtttctctgtgtgtgtgtgtgtgtgtgtgtgtgtgtgtgtgtgtgtgtgtgtgtgttttttgttgtgtgtgtatctctgtgtgtgtgtgtgtgtgtgtgtgtgtgtgttttttgtttttgtgtgtgtatctgtgtgtctgtgagagtgtgtgtgtgtctgtctgtgtctctgtgtgtgtgtgtgtgtgtgtgtgtgtgtgtgtgtgtctgtgtgtgtttgttttgtgtgtgtatctctgtgtgtgagagagagtgtgtgtgtgtgtgtgtgtgtgtgtgtgtgtgtgtgtgtatctctgtgtgtgagagagtgtgtatgtgtgttgtgtatctctgtgtgtgagagtgtgtgtgtgtgtgtgtgtttgttttttttttgtgtgtgtatgtgtgtgtgagtgagagagtgtgtgtgtgtgtgtctgtgtctctgtgtgtgtgtgtgtgtgtgtgtgtgtgtgtgtgtgtgtgtgtgtctgtttgtgtgtttttgtgtgtgtatctctgtgtgtgtgagagagtgtttgtgtgtgtgtgtgtgtgtgtgtgtgtgagtgagtgttttagtgtgtgtgtgagagagtgtgtgagtgtttttgtgtgtgtgtttgtgtgtgtgtgtgtgtgttttttttttttttttgagtgtgttttgtgtgtttgtttagtgtgagagagtgtgagatttttgttttatgtgtatatctgtgtgtgtgtgtatctctgtgtttttgtttttgtgtgtgaatgtgtttctcCTGCGggatctgcgtgtgtgtgtgtgtgtgtgtgtgtgtgtgtgtgtgtgtgtgtgtgtgtgtgtgtgtgtgtctctgtgtgtgagagagagagtgtgtgtgtgtgtgtgtgtgtgtgtgtgttgtgtgtgtgtgtgtgtttgttttttgtgtgtgtgagagtgtgtgagtgtgtttgtttttgtatgtgtgtgtgtgtgtatgtgttttttttttgtgtgtttgtttagtgtgagagagtgtgagattatctgtgtgtgtgtgttttttatgtgtatatctgagtgtgtgtgtgtatctctgtgtttgtttttgtgtgtgaatgtgtatctctgtgtgcatctgtgtgtgtgtgtgtgtgtgtgtgtgtgtgtgtgtgtgtgtgaaaaaatatagTTTTGAGCATATAagctcataaaaatatttttaaaaatacttgaaCTACAGATGAGTGTGTAAAGTAAGTATCTGTGTGGAGCATGCCCTGATCCTGGCAGTgttctctgtctgtttgtgtgtctgtagatgagtGTGTAAAGTAAGTATCTGTGGCCCCGGGGGACTCCTCCGTGTGTGGGGCCGAACCCCAGTCGACGCTCCAGCTCTCGGGCGCCGCTGCTCCGTCAGACACAGTGCTGTCCTCCAGCTCGTCCTCGTCTCCGATGGCTCAGCCGAGCGCCGGCCTCCACAGCCGCAGCAGCAGCGCCGAGAGACTGCTGGAGCCCGGGGCCGACGGAGCCGAAGACTACCACGACAGCGACGGCCCTCGCCGGACTCGAGCTGTGGAGAACCAGTACTCCTTCTACTGACGCTGCTGCTTCACGAGAGACAGAGCTTCACTGTTACAGCACACTCCAAACTGATCAGGCGTCTGAGTGTGGTTTCTGATTGGATGCGTGCGCTTCACTCATGTTTAGTACTGAGACATGTCTCtcctgctcaccagggctgcatttatgtgatgaaaatgcagtaaaaattgtgaaatattattacagtttaaaacagctgttttctgtgtgaatctatgttaaactgtaatttatttctgtgatgaacagctgtattttcagcatcattactccagtcttcagtgtcacatgatcttcagaaatcattctaatatgatgattagctgctcaagaaacatttctgattattatcaatgttgaacacaattTTTGTGttaactgatacattttatttttcaggattcacagatgaatatttcatttatttgaaatagaaatcgtttgtaacactataaatgtctttactgtcacttttgatcaattgaatgcatccttaattaataaaagtataaatgacttttattttatttattcttttgaatggtagtacatCATGGTTGTATAATAAGCTGCaaaaacagtttccagcactgatcaTAAATCAgcgtatcagaatgatttctgaaggatcactgaaggaaaattcagctttgatcacagaaataaattacagtttacaacaGATtcacttaaattgtaataatatttcacaaatgtactgttattactgtttttggatcaaaaaaaaatccagctttgctgaggcttctttcagaaaacattaaaaatattaatcattccataattttgaccggtagtgtatatttgATCTTTCTTTATATACCAACACATCCTAAAAAATGATTTAAGAAGTAAATGATCATCTGAGAGCTGCAGTCTTTGATCAGACTCTGTTTTGAAGTCGAGTCAGTCCTTGTGCATTTCTTCAGGTGTTTTGCAGCACAAGCTCGTGTTCTCTTCATTCAGTGACAGTAAACGGCTCCACATTAACCACAACACTTTCAGTTTCCACCATCATCAGGATCATCAGGACTCGTGCATCTGTGTGGTGTAAGAGAAGAGGACTGTAGATCTGGCAGTGTTTGTCTCTCGCTCTGGATTCAGAGTTGATGGGTTTCAGCAGCAGATGTTCATCGGTGGTCTTCAGGCGTGTGGCAGATCAGCAGCTGTCCAGAGCGTGTGTATTAGCAGACTTTATgcttattatgttttaattatgttcaCCTACACATTATTCTAATATTAGTAATTTAGGACATTGATAGAGTTTGGGATGTTGATTTATACAATAGAGTGTAAATGTGCTGTTTTTCATCACTCGTCTGTTGGCATTTTTGTGACGTTTTCCTGCAGGAAGGGCTTCTGAACATCATCTGTTCTCCATCAGTGGCAGAGTGtcttatttaaagggacagttcacccaaaaagaagaATTCATTTATTCTCTATAATGCTGTTGCAAACCTGTGAGAGTTTCTgccttctgttgaacacaaacgaataaatgtatgaaatacacaaacagctgctggcagccattgacttccatagtgtttttcTCCATGGacgtcaatggctaccgtcaacaaCGTTCTTCAGTGTATccttttttatgttcaacagaagaaagaaacttaaatGTGTTCGGAgcgacaataaataaataaaataataataataaagtgggAAAACAGGCCAGGATTGAATTAACTGGCTTTTAAAATCAACACTGAATGCAAACCTGACACTGTTTATTACTAATAATGACACCAATCACATATTTGGGGAGAAAGTATATTGTGCTTGATGTCTCATGCGACATGACAGATGTGtgccctcatcatcatcatcatcatcatcatcctcgttGTTGTTTAATAACTGAAAAGTAGTGATGTGTTGTAGCTGCAGCTGTAGATCCCACACATCTCGTTTTATTTAACGCTGTCTACTACTGAGTTCTGTTTTATATCAATCCTTGATGCTGACAGAGTGGAATCAGTTTTCAACATTCTGGGATTTTGTATCAACCTTcacattaaactttatatttctgtgaataaaGTAAAGGAAGAACCACAAAGAAAGGTTTTCCTTATAAACACATTACGATTGCACAGATTAATCTCTATAGTGGGTGTGTGAAGCAAAGCTtgttttcaaaaatcattttatactGACGTGAGGCACAAACCAAAAACCCAtgatatagtatattatatacaaaattaaatattatttcatatatagcTCTTTTGTTCTAATTATTGGAATTGTAAATGAACATCAGCAACAGATATGCTGaataaatattgcttttatttacattatcaGTCAAAACGTTCTGAAcagcaagatttttaatgtttttaaagaagtcccttctgctcatttatttgatcagaaatacagtaatactatttaaaataactgttctcaaTTGGAATatctttttaaatgcaatttatttctgtgatcaaaacttcattttcagCACCATTTCTCCAGTcgcacgatccttcagaaatcattctattattctgatttgctgctcaaaaaaacacgtattattattatcaatatttaaaacagctgagtattttttttttcaggattctgatgaatagaaagattcaagcagcatttatctgaaaatagaaagcttttgtaacattatactctgtatgttatataaacaaatacttttattaagcaaggatgctttaaattgatcaagagtgaagataaagacatttatgatgtcacaaaagatttcagatttcagataaatgctgttcttctgaactttctgttcatcaaagacaCCTGGAATACTTTTCaacattatcataataataataataaatgttttgatcatgtgactggagtaatgatgctgaaaatacagctgttaaatcacaggaataaattacactgaatagatattcaaatagaaaacagttgttttaaatagtaaaaatatttcacaatattactgcatttgctgtactttggatcaaataaatgcaaattgagaaaaaaaataaataaacattaaaatcttacagTCCAAAAACttctgactggtagtgtatattaaaattaatctcACAGAAGGTTAACTCTGACAGCAATGCTCATTAATCAGCTGCAGGTTATGGTACAGGATCAGATACATTTTATATGATGCACAAAATTGTACAGTGTACAGTTTTAACTGCTGATAATAGACTCTGTGTTTCAGTTAGTTGGCTGCACTTCTCCAGAAGGGGTCAGGAGTCAGGGTCTCAGGCTGATGAGGATGCCGCCTCCGCAGAGCAGCAGCAGGGCCACTGTCACCTCgttcatcttcatcctcctccagGCTCGGAgcgtgtgctgctgctgctgccgcgTCTGCTCGCGCCTGCGTCTCATCTGCTGCTCTCTCTGCAGCTGCTCGCCGTAGTGCGCCTGATAGAACGCGTCGAAGTCGAAGGGCGCGCGCCGAGGCGTGGACGCGCGCGAGGGTGACGGTCTCCCGGCGCTCTGCACGTCGGTCCGGTTGAGGACCCCGCGGTCGTACTTCCTCCGGAGGCCGCTGTCCCCGAGCACGCTGTAGGCCTCGGCGACGAGCGCGAAGAGCCGCGCCGCGTCCTCGCTGCGGTCCCGGTTCCGGTCCGGGTGATGGATGAAGGACTGTTTGTAATAAGCGCTTTTGATCTGCGCGGGCGTGGCGCTCGGCGAGACCCTCAGGATGTCGTAGTACTCGGTTGGGCTCCGGTGCAGAGGAGCGGGGTCCTCGCGCGGCCCGCTGCTGTAGCCTCGGTTCCGCGTGTGCTCGGTCACTCCGGGAGTCCTGTCAGGAGCGCACAGATGATGATAACGTCTCCGTAGTGTTATAACGACAGAGAGTTTGTGTGCTCCGTTCCTCAGACAGCCGGCGACCTCCGCCATAACCACTGCAGCTCCAGAGACCCCACATCCGGCAAAACAAAGATATGAACCAATCAGAGACGCGGCTCACAGGAAACGGCGTACCATTGGCCAGCAGTgttgtgctgtaaaaaaaaaaaaaaggacgatgcaccttaattttttttttttttttttttttttttttttttttttgacttttaggAATTACAACTGCAGTCAGGGGGTGCAAAAAGTAAAGCACATAAACAgacttaaaaatacatatacataatcagtgacaaatttaaaagttaaacaaaGATGTGAAAATGTTTACAGATTGAAACGCATTTTGCAGCTTTCTTATTTTTCAGCCCCAATATTGTATTTAGGTATTGCAAAATAAAGGCTTATTTCctccaaatttacatttatgaatactAAATTTAGCTATCAAAAGCAGCAGATTAACTAAATAATATTCCAATCCTTATGG is a genomic window of Cyprinus carpio isolate SPL01 chromosome B15, ASM1834038v1, whole genome shotgun sequence containing:
- the dnajc30b gene encoding dnaJ (Hsp40) homolog, subfamily C, member 30b; the encoded protein is MAEVAGCLRNGAHKLSVVITLRRRYHHLCAPDRTPGVTEHTRNRGYSSGPREDPAPLHRSPTEYYDILRVSPSATPAQIKSAYYKQSFIHHPDRNRDRSEDAARLFALVAEAYSVLGDSGLRRKYDRGVLNRTDVQSAGRPSPSRASTPRRAPFDFDAFYQAHYGEQLQREQQMRRRREQTRQQQQHTLRAWRRMKMNEVTVALLLLCGGGILISLRP